The Chlorocebus sabaeus isolate Y175 chromosome 9, mChlSab1.0.hap1, whole genome shotgun sequence genome includes a window with the following:
- the FRAT1 gene encoding proto-oncogene FRAT1 has translation MPCRREEEEEAGEEAEGEEEEEDSFLLLQQSVALGSSGEVDRLVAQIGETLQLDAAQDSPASPCAPPGAPLRVPGPLAAAVPADKARPPAVPLLLPPASAETVGPAPPGVLRCALGDRGRVRGRAAPYCVAELATGPSALSPLPPQADFDGPPGAGKQGVPQPLSGPCRRGWLRGAAASRRLQQRRGSQPETRTGDDDPHRLLQQLVLSGNLIKEAVRRLHSRRLQLRAKLPQRPLRGPLSAPVHEPPSPRSPRAACSDPGASGRAQLRTGDGVLVPGS, from the coding sequence ATGCCTTGccggagggaggaggaagaggaagccgGCGAGGAGgcggagggggaggaagaggaggaggacagcTTCCTCCTGCTGCAGCAGTCGGTGGCGCTGGGCAGCTCGGGCGAGGTGGACCGGCTGGTGGCCCAGATCGGCGAGACGCTGCAGCTGGACGCGGCGCAGGACAGCCCGGCCTCGCCGTGCGCGCCCCCGGGGGCGCCGCTGCGGGTCCCTGGGCCCCTGGCTGCGGCGGTGCCGGCGGACAAGGCCAGGCCCCCGGCGGTGCCGCTGCTGCTGCCTCCCGCGTCGGCTGAGACTGTGGGCCCGGCGCCCCCTGGGGTCCTGCGCTGCGCCCTGGGGGACCGCGGCCGCGTGCGGGGCCGCGCTGCGCCCTACTGCGTGGCGGAGCTCGCCACAGGCCCCAGCGCGCTGTCCCCACTGCCCCCTCAGGCCGACTTCGATGGGCCTCCGGGTGCTGGCAAGCAGGGCGTCCCGCAGCCGCTGTCGGGTCCGTGCCGGCGAGGATGGCTCCGGGGCGCCGCCGCCTCCCGCCGCCTGCAGCAGCGACGCGGGTCCCAACCAGAAACCCGCACAGGCGACGACGACCCGCACCGGCTCCTGCAGCAGCTAGTGCTCTCTGGAAACCTCATCAAGGAGGCCGTGCGAAGGCTTCATTCGCGACGGCTGCAGTTACGTGCAAAGCTTCCCCAACGCCCGCTCCGGGGACCTCTGTCGGCCCCGGTGCATGAACCCCCCTCACCTCGCAGCCCTCGCGCGGCCTGCAGTGACCCTGGCGCCTCCGGGAGGGCGCAGCTCAGAACTGGCGACGGCGTTCTTGTCCCTGGCAGCTAA